One window from the genome of Enterococcus haemoperoxidus ATCC BAA-382 encodes:
- a CDS encoding solute carrier family 23 protein, giving the protein MTEKKFRNDEAVLDIHDRPKTVHWVGLSLQHLFTMFGATVLVPILVGIDPGIALVSSGLGTIVYLFVTKGKIPAYLGSSFAFIAAMQMLMKSDGYPAIAQGAITTGLVYLIVSIIISKIGSAWLDKILPPIVVGPVVMVIGLGLASNAANNAMFNNGEYDFKFIAVALITLGLTIFYNMFFKGFLGLIPILLGIVSGYLVALVFGIVDIEPIKNAAWFAMPNFEIPFVQYQPKLYLNAITTMAPIAFVTMTEHIGHLMVLNKLTKRNFFQEPGLSKTLMGDGAAQIVAGLVGGPPVTSYGENIGVLAITRVHSVFVIAGAAVFAVGLGFVGKLSAIILSIPGPVISGISFVLFGVIAASGLKILIDNQINFDKKKNLLIASVILVIGIGGLVFKLDTFELSSMALATVLGIILNLILPETARSEEKV; this is encoded by the coding sequence ATGACAGAAAAGAAATTTCGTAATGATGAAGCAGTTTTAGATATTCACGATAGACCGAAGACAGTACATTGGGTTGGCTTAAGCTTACAGCATTTATTCACAATGTTTGGTGCAACAGTATTAGTGCCAATTTTAGTAGGAATCGATCCAGGAATCGCTTTAGTTAGTTCGGGACTTGGCACAATCGTCTATTTATTCGTAACAAAAGGGAAAATTCCAGCTTATCTAGGAAGTAGTTTTGCCTTTATCGCGGCAATGCAGATGCTAATGAAAAGTGATGGCTATCCAGCAATCGCTCAAGGTGCTATAACAACAGGATTAGTTTATCTAATCGTTTCCATCATTATAAGTAAAATCGGCTCAGCTTGGTTAGATAAAATTCTACCACCGATCGTAGTAGGTCCCGTTGTAATGGTCATTGGATTAGGGCTTGCTTCTAATGCTGCAAATAACGCCATGTTCAATAACGGAGAGTATGATTTTAAATTCATTGCGGTTGCTTTGATCACACTGGGATTAACAATCTTTTATAACATGTTTTTCAAAGGATTTTTAGGCTTGATTCCAATTTTACTAGGAATCGTCAGTGGGTATCTCGTTGCATTAGTATTCGGTATCGTAGACATTGAACCAATCAAAAATGCAGCTTGGTTTGCTATGCCAAACTTTGAAATACCTTTTGTTCAATATCAACCTAAACTATATTTAAATGCAATCACAACAATGGCCCCAATAGCATTTGTCACGATGACAGAGCATATCGGACACTTAATGGTTTTAAATAAACTAACCAAACGCAATTTCTTCCAAGAGCCTGGGTTATCAAAAACATTAATGGGTGACGGTGCTGCACAGATTGTAGCAGGGTTGGTTGGTGGACCGCCTGTTACAAGTTACGGTGAAAATATCGGTGTTCTAGCAATTACACGAGTACACAGTGTGTTCGTTATTGCAGGGGCAGCGGTCTTCGCTGTTGGACTTGGTTTTGTAGGGAAATTAAGTGCAATCATTTTAAGTATCCCTGGTCCAGTTATTTCAGGTATCAGCTTCGTCTTATTCGGAGTCATCGCAGCCAGCGGGTTGAAAATCTTGATAGATAATCAAATCAACTTTGACAAGAAAAAGAATTTACTGATTGCATCAGTGATCTTAGTTATCGGTATCGGCGGCTTAGTCTTTAAATTAGATACCTTCGAGTTATCATCGATGGCATTAGCCACAGTTTTAGGAATTATCCTAAACTTGATTTTACCTGAAACAGCACGTAGTGAAGAAAAAGTCTAA
- a CDS encoding aspartate carbamoyltransferase catalytic subunit: protein MIITSERISLKHLLTVEALSDQEVMGLIHRAQEFKQGATWQPEKKQYFATNLFFENSTRTHKSFDVAEKKLGIEVIEFEESMSSVKKGETLYDTVLTMSAIGVDVAVIRHGEENYYDELIQSKTIQCSIINGGDGSGQHPTQCLLDLMTIYEEFKHFEGLKIAIVGDITHSRVAKSNMQMLKRLGATIFFSGPEEWYDKQFEAYGHYMPLEEVVETVDVMMLLRVQHERHDGSELFSKEEYHQQYGLTVERAKRLQKHAVIMHPAPVNRDVELADSLVEGIQSRIIQQMSNGVYMRMAILEAVLHGKA from the coding sequence ATGATCATAACATCTGAACGTATCAGTTTGAAACATCTGTTAACCGTAGAAGCATTAAGTGATCAAGAAGTTATGGGCTTGATCCACCGTGCGCAAGAGTTTAAACAAGGAGCGACCTGGCAACCCGAGAAAAAACAATACTTTGCGACAAATCTGTTTTTTGAGAACAGCACACGAACCCACAAGAGCTTTGATGTTGCTGAAAAAAAATTAGGGATTGAAGTAATCGAGTTTGAAGAAAGTATGAGCTCGGTAAAAAAAGGTGAGACGCTTTATGATACAGTGCTGACAATGTCAGCAATCGGAGTGGATGTGGCAGTCATTCGTCATGGAGAAGAAAACTATTATGACGAATTGATTCAAAGCAAAACAATTCAATGTTCCATCATTAACGGTGGAGACGGTAGTGGTCAGCATCCTACGCAATGTTTATTAGATTTGATGACAATATATGAAGAATTTAAGCACTTTGAAGGATTAAAAATTGCAATCGTTGGTGATATCACACACTCTAGAGTCGCAAAATCAAACATGCAAATGCTGAAACGACTTGGTGCCACAATCTTTTTCTCAGGACCAGAAGAATGGTACGACAAGCAATTTGAAGCATATGGGCACTATATGCCTTTAGAGGAAGTAGTAGAGACAGTAGATGTGATGATGCTGCTTAGAGTGCAACATGAACGTCATGATGGATCAGAACTGTTTTCAAAAGAAGAGTATCATCAACAATACGGTTTAACTGTTGAACGAGCGAAACGACTACAAAAACATGCAGTCATTATGCATCCAGCTCCTGTCAATCGGGATGTTGAATTAGCGGATTCTTTAGTTGAAGGGATTCAATCCAGAATTATTCAGCAGATGAGCAATGGCGTTTATATGAGAATGGCAATCTTAGAAGCAGTATTACATGGAAAGGCATAG
- a CDS encoding dihydroorotase yields the protein MKTLIKNGRIIKKDNQLIPAEIWIEDGKIRAIGETFDESEFEKVYDAKGQLITPGLVDVHVHLREPGFTYKETIETGSKSAARGGYTTVCAMPNLNPVPDTAEKLKEVYDIIEENAVVKVLQYAPITEELRSETLTDQKALKAVGAFAFTNDGVGVQTAGTMYLAMKEAAAIDMAIVAHTEDESLLFGGVMHEGEISKKLGLPGILSSTEASQIARDVVLAGETGVHYHVCHVSTKESVRVIRDAKRAGIHVTAEVAPHHLILIDEDIPEDNGFWKMNPPLRATSDRDALIEGLLDGTIDCIATDHAPHGLEEKNQTFLKAPFGIVGSETAFQLIYTHFVVTGKFTLEQVINWMATKPAEIFGLDAGTLTIGSPADIAVFDLLSEEEIDDKDFESLGVNTPFVGWKVKGNTLMTFVDGQSAWSKEEA from the coding sequence ATGAAAACACTTATCAAAAATGGAAGAATCATAAAAAAAGACAATCAATTGATACCAGCAGAAATTTGGATAGAAGATGGAAAAATCAGAGCAATTGGTGAAACCTTTGATGAATCTGAATTTGAAAAAGTATACGATGCAAAAGGTCAACTGATCACTCCAGGGTTAGTTGATGTTCATGTTCACCTAAGAGAACCTGGGTTTACTTATAAAGAAACAATCGAAACAGGCAGTAAATCAGCTGCAAGAGGCGGATACACAACCGTTTGCGCTATGCCTAACTTAAACCCTGTACCAGATACTGCAGAAAAATTAAAAGAAGTTTATGACATTATTGAAGAAAACGCTGTGGTAAAAGTGTTGCAATATGCACCAATCACAGAAGAATTACGCAGTGAAACATTAACCGATCAAAAAGCGTTAAAAGCAGTTGGCGCTTTCGCGTTTACAAATGACGGGGTAGGCGTACAAACTGCAGGTACAATGTATCTTGCAATGAAAGAAGCAGCAGCGATCGACATGGCGATCGTAGCTCATACAGAAGATGAATCACTTCTCTTTGGCGGAGTCATGCATGAAGGAGAGATTTCGAAAAAATTAGGTTTACCAGGAATTTTAAGTTCTACAGAAGCCTCACAAATCGCTCGAGATGTTGTTTTAGCAGGTGAAACAGGTGTGCATTATCATGTCTGTCACGTTTCAACAAAAGAAAGTGTTCGTGTGATACGGGATGCTAAACGAGCTGGAATTCATGTTACAGCGGAAGTAGCTCCTCACCACTTGATTTTGATTGATGAAGATATTCCAGAAGATAATGGTTTTTGGAAAATGAATCCACCACTTAGAGCAACATCTGATCGTGATGCGTTAATCGAAGGTTTACTTGATGGTACGATTGATTGTATTGCTACTGACCACGCACCCCATGGACTAGAAGAAAAAAATCAGACCTTCTTAAAAGCACCATTTGGAATTGTCGGAAGTGAAACAGCTTTTCAACTGATTTATACCCATTTTGTTGTAACTGGGAAATTCACTTTAGAACAAGTAATCAATTGGATGGCAACAAAACCAGCAGAGATTTTTGGTTTAGATGCTGGTACACTTACAATCGGAAGTCCTGCGGATATCGCCGTTTTCGACTTGCTGTCTGAAGAGGAAATTGATGATAAAGATTTTGAATCATTAGGCGTCAATACTCCATTTGTTGGTTGGAAAGTCAAAGGGAATACACTAATGACATTTGTTGATGGACAATCAGCATGGTCTAAAGAGGAGGCATAA
- a CDS encoding carbamoyl phosphate synthase small subunit, which yields MKRLLILEDGTVFEGKAFGADVNVVGEVVFTTSMTGYQEAITDQSFNGQIITFTYPMVGNYGVNRDDYESISPTCKGVVVKEHARLASNWRAQMTLDEFLKRKGIPGISGIDTRALTRKLRSVGTMKAAFVDADDDLTHEFDQLKATVLPKNQVAQVSTTKPYPSPGIGRNVVVVDFGLKHSILRELSKRHCNLTVLPYNTPAETILELSPDGVMLTNGPGDPKDVPEAIEMIQAIQGKVPIFGICLGHQLFALANGADTYKMKFGHRGLNHPVREIATGRIDFTSQNHGYAVDETTVDPEKLLVTHVEVNDGSVEGVRHRQHPAFTVQYHPDAAPGPHDGLHLFDEFMELMDAWKEQD from the coding sequence TTGAAGCGACTATTGATACTAGAAGACGGAACCGTTTTTGAAGGAAAAGCGTTTGGTGCAGATGTTAATGTTGTTGGAGAGGTCGTCTTTACAACAAGCATGACAGGCTATCAAGAAGCAATCACTGACCAAAGTTTCAATGGTCAAATTATTACATTTACTTATCCAATGGTTGGTAATTATGGTGTCAATCGCGATGATTATGAATCAATCTCCCCAACTTGTAAAGGTGTAGTCGTCAAAGAACATGCCAGACTTGCTTCAAATTGGCGTGCACAAATGACATTAGATGAATTTTTGAAAAGAAAAGGGATTCCTGGAATTTCAGGAATTGATACACGTGCGCTAACAAGAAAACTTCGTTCAGTCGGAACAATGAAAGCCGCTTTTGTTGATGCAGACGATGATTTGACCCATGAATTTGATCAGCTCAAAGCAACAGTTTTACCTAAAAATCAAGTGGCTCAGGTGTCCACAACGAAACCATATCCAAGTCCAGGTATCGGCCGTAATGTTGTGGTAGTTGATTTTGGATTGAAACATAGCATATTACGTGAGTTATCAAAACGTCATTGTAATTTGACAGTTTTACCTTATAATACGCCTGCTGAAACGATTTTAGAACTTTCTCCAGATGGTGTCATGCTAACGAATGGACCAGGAGATCCTAAAGATGTGCCAGAAGCAATCGAAATGATTCAAGCAATTCAAGGGAAAGTGCCGATTTTTGGAATTTGTCTAGGGCATCAACTATTTGCTTTAGCAAATGGAGCTGACACTTACAAAATGAAATTTGGTCATCGGGGATTAAATCATCCTGTCAGAGAAATTGCAACAGGAAGAATCGATTTCACTTCGCAAAATCATGGATATGCAGTGGATGAAACAACCGTCGATCCTGAAAAATTGTTGGTTACCCATGTTGAAGTAAATGATGGTTCTGTTGAAGGCGTTAGACATCGTCAACATCCAGCTTTTACGGTGCAGTATCATCCTGATGCAGCACCAGGACCACACGACGGCCTTCATTTGTTTGATGAGTTTATGGAATTAATGGATGCATGGAAGGAGCAAGACTAA